The following nucleotide sequence is from Paenibacillus odorifer.
GCTGCTTCCTAGAGATGAGAAATTAGAAGAATGGGCGGCGCAATAACTTCTCAATGATCACTTAAGGCTTTACTCATTACTGTAGAAAATAGAGCGGCAGCCTTCCCGCTGCCTTCAGTCATATAATTATCCTGATTCGTACGATCAAAACCCATCCATACCGCAGCTGTCCACTCCGAAGTATAGCCTACAAACCAAAGATCCCGATTGGCTTTCTTGCTCACGCCAGCCAAGTCCAATTGGGTCGTACCGGTCTTTCCCGCTACTGGTCTGTTCATCTGCGCTTTTTTCCCTGTTCCTTCATTAACAACATTGCGTAACATAGCCGTCATCGCTTCTGCGGTACGCGGCGAGATTACCTGACGTGATTCAGAGGGATGAGTATACAAGACCTTCCCTTTTGAATCCGTTATGGAGCGCACCATATGAGCCGCATTAAATTTGCCTCCACTAGCAAAGACACTGTAGGCCTGGGCCATTTTTAGTGGAGAAACCCCATTATGAAGCCCCCCCAAAGCTATAGATAAATGATTGTCCTCCTCCGTCAGTACAATTCCTAATTTGGCGGCAAATTGCCGCGCAGAAGAGATTCCAACCTGCTTCAATAGCCAAACAGCTGGTGCATTGATGGACTTTTTCAAAGCTGTATTCATTGTAACCTGACCTTGGTATATACCGTTCAAGTTCTCAGGCTTATAGCTGCCATAAGCAACTTTACGGTCGGACAGCATACTATTCGAGTTGAATTTCCCGCTCTCGAGTGCAGGTCCATAATCAATGATCGGCTTAAAACTGGAACCAGGCTGACGTGCATCAATAATAGCTCTGTTCAAATTGCCCTCGTTTTGATCTCGCCCACCAATCAACGCCACTACTTCTCCTGTACGATGATCCATTATGGCCATAGCTGCTTCTACCTGCTGATCTTTTCCGTCAGGTGGAAATGAAGCCTCTTTGAGAACGGTCCGCTCAAGTGCCTGCTGTGCTTTGATGTTCAAACCTGTAACTATAGTGTAGCCGCCTGTACGAAGCTCCTCTACGGATTTTCCTGTGATCTGAGCCGCTTCCTTAAGGGCGGCATCCACATAATACACTCCGGCAACCCCATTTTCGACCGCAGCTGGAGGCTGATATTGTTTATTCAGAGCTTCCTGCATTTGCTCATACGTGATTAGTCGCTGATTGAACATCATCTTTAGCACTAGATTTCTTCTCGTTTTGGATAATGCACTATTGTCTACTGGGTTATAAATAGAGGGGCCTTTAGGGATTCCCGCCAGAGTGGCTATTTGCCAGATCTCCAATTTTTTCAGATCAGACACGCCGAAGTAACGCTTCGCTGCTGCTTTTACTCCATATTGTCCCCGCCCCATATAAATCTGATTGAGGTACAGCTGCAAAATCTCACGTTTCGTCAGTCGCTGCTCCAAGGCAAAAGCAATAGAGGTTTCATTTAACTTGCGCAGCATGTTCTTATCTCTGTTCAAATAAAGATTGCGAGCAAGCTGTTGAGTAATACTACTGCCACCTTCTGATAAACTCATGTCCAAGATATTTTTTAAGAAAGCGCGTGATATCCCTTTATAATCGACCCCTTGATGGCTATAAAAACGGCGGTCTTCTACTGTTAAAAAAGTATCTATTAATAAAGCCGGCATCTCCTCAAGCGCTGCTGTAAGCCTATAACCCGAGCTCGGTAGCGGAGTCATTCGTATAACTGTTCCATCTGAAGCTGTGATGATGCTTGATTCTGGCAATTGCAGCCTATCCTCATGCCGGTTAAGTACGATCCCCCCATACTGGTATACATAAAAAAAAATCAAAAGCGCCAATACCGTACTAATAACACTCACATCAAATAATAGGTACCCTACTCGCAATATCCGGGCGCGTGCATTCCATCTGCTCATGATTCGATAATCAGGTTCTCCAGGAACCGCTCCATACTGCGCACTTCATCATTCGCTGCTGCAAGAAGTGTATGTACTTCCGCCTCATCCTCTTCAACCTCACGGAGGGTGCGAAGTATCGCCCTAGTCCTTATTAATAAAGCTACTGCTGGTGTGTCCTCTATCCGCTTTGAGCTTGCATCCCTATCTGGAACTTCTATTCTTTGCATTCGATTGAGGTTAGCAGCAATTTCACCTATTTCTCCTCCAGAAAGAACCTTGATGTTCTGAGCGACTCCTTTGTCTGCCAGCTCCGAGGTTCCCACCACTAGCGAGCGCAAATCATCAGCTATTTTCTGTGAACGAAGAACATACAGCCCACCGAAGACTAGAATAAATAGAAGGATGGCACTAGGGGTTTGACCCAAATGATTAATAACCCAATGAATAAGCCGGACAAAAAAGGCTTCTGATTGGCCCGAATAATGAGAATACAGCAAAGCGACAGCCCGCTGGACAACAAAAAGAAAGGCAGCACTCAAAAGAGCGCAACCCATAAAAATATATAAATAGCTGATACGAACCGTCCGAAGTTTTGGCATGGTAGTTCCCTCCTTGTGCCACAAGGATAACTTCCAAATCTTAAGAACCCGCCAGAGTTTTCTTAAGATTCTATGAAGAATGGGAAACGGGTAATAAAATCCGTGCGAAGAGATGTACTTTCTACATAAATAACGCCATTGTGGCGTTCGATGATACTTTTGGCAATCGCAAGTCCAAGCCCTGAGCCACCTGTATGCTGTGAACGCGACTTTTCTGCCCGATAGAATCGTTCAAAAATAAAAGGGATATCACTTTCCGCAATCCTCTCTCCAAAGTTGCTAATACGGACCACAGCATCCTTTTCCTTTTTACTGAAACCTATCTCCAATTTTCCGCCGCTTCTGCCGTAACGGATCGCGTTAGTAATCAGATTTTCATAAGCACGTACTAATTCTTTAGGCGAAGCCTCTATCCATAACTCATCAGCAACGTCCTCGATCTCATAGACCATATCCGCCTTTGTTAGTTCAGGAACCGACTCCTCCGCCAGCTGCCGTATGAAAGCCTTCAAATCCAATCTCTGCATAACCAAAGGGTACTCTCCACTATTTACACGTGTGTATTCAAAAAGATCATCGATCAGTTTACGCAGCACCAGGGATTTGTTGTAGGCTATATCCACGTAATACCGTATTTCCGCTTCTTCCTTACATCGATCTTGTTCGATGTATTCCAGAAAACCCAAGACAGAGGTAAGCGGGGTGCGTAAATCATGGGAAACACCTGTGATCAAGTCATTTTTTGCATTTACAGCTTTACGTTCCTCCTCTATGGAGTGCTGCAAACGCTCAGCCATTTCATTAATATTCTCAGCCAGCACACCCAGCTCATCCGTGGTTCTGACTTCAATTCTATGGGACATCCCGGAGCTTGTAATTTCTCGAATCCCTTTCGTGATCTCTTCCAGATACAGCACAACTTTACGAGTGTAGATAAAAAAGAATAATAAAAAGCTGATAATACCCGCTGCTGTCATTAGTGGCATAGAACCAATATGATTAATAATCCAGCGCAGTATGCGTGAATAGGGCGCCGACTCTGAAGCCGGATTTAGATAGATCATAAAGTTGACGAGTTGGTACCCTGCCATAAGCAGCAAAGCGCCTGAAAGCACACTCAGCAAAAAAGCGAACATAAACTTCCAGCGAATCGTCGTTATATATTTAGAATTCAAGAAGCCTCACCTAATCCTTTCAGGAAGGTCCGTCCAATTTATAGCCAACTCCCCAGACGGTTTGTATGTAACGTGGGCGTTTCGAATCGATTTCGATTTTGTCTCGGAGATTACGAATATGTACCATCACTGTGTTACCGCCATCTAGAAAAGGTTCATTCCATACCTTATTGTAAATTTGCTCCAAGCTAAGCACTTGACCTTGGTGTCTCGCCAAAAGCTCTAGAATAGAGAATTCCCGCGGAGTCAGTTTAATCTTCTGCTGGTCTACATACACCTCATGCTTAGACGTATCTATAGTCAGATCCTCAAAGCTTAGTCTGCTGTCGTTTCCCAACGTATTACTATCCTTATTAAATCCGTGATAACGGCGCAGCTGTGATTTTACTCGTGCCACAATCTCCAAGGGATTAAACGGCTTGCCCACGTAGTCATCTGCCCCCAGGCTCAGGCCGGAGATTTTGTCCATATCTGTATTTTTGGCTGATAGTATGATAATTGGCATTTTCCGCTCTTCACGGATCTTCATACATGCAGCTAGCCCGTCCATTTTAGGCATCATGACATCAAGAATAATTAGTTCAACTTCCTCTTTCTGCAGACATTCCAGCGCTTCCATTCCATCATAAGCCTTTAGCAGTCTATAGCCTTCATTACAGAGATAAATCGTTAACAGTTCTACAATTTCCTTCTCATCATCTACTAACAATATCGTTTCTCTCTTCACAGGAAGGGTTTCCTTTCAAATATAGTAATAAATATCTATAGCCTATATATTAGCAGATCATCCGAATTTTTTTCTAAAAAAGAAACGTTTAGTTGTATCCACGCAAAAAAGGCCCCTGCTCCTCTCGCACTTAAACGAAATGGAACCCGGAACCTTTTGGAATCGAATATAGTTTGTTACTTACATATCCAACAAGCGAATTAGCTCATCTTCATCCTCAATGACCTGAATGCCTAACTGCTGAGCTTTAGCCAGCTTACTGCCAGCTTTTTCACCAGCGATAACTAAATCCGTCTTCTTGGACACACTTCCAGACACCTTTGCTCCAAGTGCTTCCAGACGTTCAGCTGCTTCATCTCGGGTAAGCTTTTGCAAGGAACCGGTCAATACGACCGTTTTGCCACTAAAGAAGGAATCGGTATTAACAGGACGTGGTGCCTCAGGAGCCTTCGCTTCCACACCCAACGCCCGCAAGCGGGAAACATTAGCTACTACAACTGGATCTGCGAAGAAGCTGACAATGCTCTCGGCGACAATCCCACCAATGTCTGGTAACTCAGCGAGCTCCTCGGCTTTGGCCTGCATCACAGCATCCAGATCGCGGAAATGATCAGCCAACATCTTCGTCGTTGCTTTACCTGTGTTAGGGATCCCTAACGCAAAGAGAAATGAAGCAAGATCTCTACCTTTGCTATCTTCTAAAGCTTGCAGCAAATTCTGTGCTTTTTTCTCACCAAAACGGTTCAGCTGTACGAGCTGCTCAAAGTTCAGTTCATACAGATCCGCAGAGTCATGCACATTAAGCTCATCATAGAGCTGACCCGCCGTCTTCTCACTGAATGTCTCAATATCCATCGCATCACGCGAAGCAAAGTGGGTGATCCGACTGATAATCTGCGGCCTACAATTCAGTTTATTGTTACAGAAAAGATGTGCTCCGCGCATTTCTAACGGATATCCACAAGCTGGACAATCCTCAGGGAAAATAATCTCTCCACCGTCATTCTCCTCTGTTACCTTGCCGAGAATTTCTGGGATAACATCATTGGAACGGCGAATAAAGACCCGCGAACCTAAGGCGAATTTCAAGTTTTTGCGCTCAATATCACCCACATTATTCAGGGTGCAGTTCTGAACGGTAACTCCAGCAAGCTCTACAGCCTCAACCCGAGCCAGCGGAGTCACTTTACCTGTACGACCTACATTCCAGCTAACAGACTCCAGCACGGTCGTCGTTTCTTCGGCTTCAAATTTATAAGCTACTGCCCAACGTGGGAACTTGTCAGTGTATCCAAGCACCTCACGGATTCTGAAATCCGTGATCTTAATTACAGCCCCATCAATGAGGTAATCGAGACTCGAACGACTCTCCTCGATTCCAGCAAGCTGCTCAGTTACATCATCAAAATCATTGCAGTAGGTCAGGTATGGGTTCACTTTAAATTTGTTATTCCGCAGAAAATCCATCATTTCCTGATGATCAGCGAACTCCGCACCTTCTGCAAAGCCTACATTATAGAAAAAAGCGTTCAAACGGCGGTCCGCAGTAGTCTTCGGATTAAGATTACGCAGTGCACCTGCTGCTGCATTACGCGCATTCTTCAGCGGCTCTGTAGCCCTTGTATTATAATCAGCCAGCACAGACAGATTCATAATCCCTTCACCCTGAACCTCAATGACCCCATCCTTGAAGGGAATCGTCAATGGAACGGATTTGATGGTCTTCACCTGTGCAAGTATTCCTTCGCCAACTACACCATTGCCACGCGTCGATGCCTGTTCGAGAACACCATTACGATAGGTTAAATTCAGCGTTAAGCCATCGAACTTCAGTTCTACTGCATAACAAGGATCAGGAAGAGGGTTGTCTGGATTCTTAAGATTGTATTCATTCACTAACCGGAGCACCCGGGTATTCCAGCTGCGCAGCTGTTCAATATTCTGTGCTTTATCCAGACTCCAAAGCGGTGCCAGATGCCGATGCGGCGTGAAGCCCTTAAGCAGCTCTCCACCTACACGTTGTGTAGGCGAATCTGGTAGCACGAAGCCACTCTCAGCCTCCAGTGCTACAAGCTTGTCGTATAAAACATCGTATTCCTTATCGCTGACTAGCGGTGCATCCAGCGTGTAGTAGTGGTAATTATAATTATTTAATTCCGCAACAAGCTCTTCCATCACATGCATAGCATCCATGCAGGTACATCCCTCCGTCAATAAGTTTCCTAAAGTTAGCGTGGTCTAAATATCCGTTCGTTAATCGTTGTCTGCTATTATTCCACTTTGGTAATCGGCGCAAACCCCGCAAGCAGACGTTTGACACCCACTGGTGCCGGAAAAGCAATCTGCAGCTCCGTGTCATTCCCGCTGCCTTTAACAGATACAACGGTGCCGGTGCCCCATTTGCCGTGGGAGACCTTGTCACCCGCTTTGTAATCGCCAGCTGCTGCAGCCCCTGCTCCGGTAGCACGCTGTGCGCCTCCGGAGGTCACGGTCACGCTGCTCTTGCTTGCCGCCGCTGACGCCGTGCTTCCGCCGCCTGCCGGCGTAGCTCCGGCGGCGCCACCTCGGCCGCCAAAGTTCCCACGGCCACCGCTGCCGAAGCCGCGTCCGCCGTAAGCACCGCCTACCTCCGCGCCTCCGCGCTGGAAGCGGTCTTGAGTCTTAACGGTATCTTCCTTCAGTTCCTCCGGAATCTCCTCCAAGAAGCGGGACGGTTGGTTCGCCGTCGTCCGCCCAAAGAGCGTGCGCATCCGCGCACAAGAGAGAAACAGTTGTTTCTCCGCGCGGGTGATCCCTACATACGCAAGCCGGCGTTCCTCTTCCAGCTCGTCGTTGTCCTGAAAGGCACGGCTGTGTGGGAACACGCCTTCTTCCATTCCGACGATAAATACCGTCGGGAACTCCAGACCTTTGGCGCTGTGCATCGTCATTAACACAACCGCATCACTACGATCCTCTTCATCATCGTTCACACTATCGATATCTGCGATAAGTGCAAGATCCGTGAGGAAGGAGACCAGCGACTTGTCTTCATTGTTCTTTTCAAACTCCATCGTCACCGATAAGAACTCATCGATATTCTCTAGCCGCGAACGTGATTCGAGTGTATTTTCATTTTGCAGCTCCAAACGGTACTGCGACATCTCCAGTATTTTTTCCGTCAATTCGGTTACAGACAAGAACTCCACCATACGATGCAGAGCTTCAATCATATCGTAGAACTCTACTAGCATATTCCGCGTCCGTCCAGCAAAGCCCAAATCATCGACCGTTTGCAGAACGCGGAAAATAGAAACACCACGTTCACCAGCCGCAGCTGCCAGCTTACCAACCGTTGTATCTCCTAATCCACGCTTAGGAACATTAATAATACGCGTCAGGCTGATATCATCATCAGGGTTAGACAATAAACGTAGATACGCCAGCAGATCCTTGATTTCTTTACGATCATAGAACTTGATCCCGCCAACGATTTGATATGGAATATCTGATTTGATCAGAATTTCCTCTATTACCCGTGACTGAGCATTCGTCCGATACAAAATCGCGTGATTCTGGTAGGCTTGACCTTGTTTCACATTTTTGCTGATTTCTCCGGTTACAAAATATCCTTCGTCATGCTCGGAATCCGCCCGGTACACCTTAATCTTGGCGCCTTCCTCGGAATCGGTCCACAGCTTTTTCGGTTTACGGCCACTATTAAGCGCGATTACCCCATTGGCTGCATTCAGGATATTAGCGGTTGAACGGTAATTCTGTTCTAGCAGAATCGTCTTCGCTTCCGGATAATCCTCTTCAAAATTAAGAATATTCGTAATATCCGCACCACGCCAGCGATAGATCGACTGGTCACTATCCCCTACCACACAAATGCGGTGGTGGCTGTCTGCCAGCATGCGGCACAACATGTATTGTGCTCTGTTCGTATCCTGATACTCATCCACATGGATGTATTTGAATTTCTTTTGGTAAAAATCCAGAACCTCGGGAACTTCCTTAAATAATTCGATAGTCTTCATAATCAAATCATCAAAATCAAGCGAGTTATTGCTTCTCAAACGTCTTTGATACATTTTATAAACCTTAGCAACTAAACCTTCGAAATAATCACCGACTTTTTGCTCATACTGCGCCGGAGTAATCAGTTCATTCTTAGATGCGCTAATTATGGCTTGTACAGCTTTCGGTTCGAATTTTTTCGTATCAATATTGAGTTCCTTCATGCAATTACGAATTACTGATAACTGGTCTGTAGAGTCCAGAATCGAGAAGTTGGAAGTAAATCCAATGCGCTCAATATCCTTCCGCAAGATCCGAACACACATGGAGTGAAAGGTGGATACCCAAATATCTCTTCCCTCAGGTCCAACGAGCTTAGATACACGTTCCTGCATTTCCCTCGCAGCTTTATTCGTAAATGTAATCGCCAAAATCGCCCAAGGCGGCGCCTTTCGATTAGCAATCAGCCAGGCAATTCTGTGAGTCAGCACTCTCGTCTTCCCACTGCCCGCACCAGCCATAATCAAAAGGGGTCCTTCAGTAGTTTCGACAGCCTGCCTTTGTGGAGGATTCAATCGGCTGACCGCGTCTTGTATGTTAATAAGTTGCATGTGTAACATGCTCCTTTCTAAAAATGAAATTACAAATCATAAGTAGTCCATAAGCTAACCGCTAGTCGAACTGCTCTTGCACCGTCTTTTTAACAGCAAATACCGTACGAATTGCCTGCTCTACATCCCGATAAATAATATTGCCGACAACTACTGTATCACATAGAGCTGCTGCCTGCTCGGCCTCTGCCTCACAAGTAATGCCGCCTCCATAAAATAGTTGGGCTTGCTCCACCATCTCACGCACTATACGTACTGTCTCCATATCCCCAAATCTACCGCTATATTCAAGATAGACTATTGGCAGGGACATCAGCTTGTCCGCAACCTGGGCATACGCAGCCGCCTCTTCAGCATTAATGGTTGTCTCGGCCCCTGTAATCCGCGCAACTGAAGAATCACTGTTCAAAACGACGTAACCTTCCGTTAGCAGCTGATCCCATGGGATCATAAATCCATAACGCTCTATAGCTCGACGATGATGGCCTACAATCCAAGCTGGATCAGGTGTATTTAGCACCATAGGAATCATATAAAGATCAAATCCGGGTACAGCAGCTTCAAGTTCGGATACCTCGAGTGCACAGGGCAGCTCAAAACGTCTTACTCTTGATAAGAGATCTACTGTATTCTCATAGGTTACTCCTGTAGAGCCTCCTATCAATATGGCATCCGTGCCGGACAAGCAAACGGCCTCCAAATCCTCATCAGAAATCATACGATCCGGGTCCAACTTAAACACATGCCGCCAAGGTTTGATCATTTGCTGTACTGATTTCATGAGAATCATCCTTAATTGTCATTTGGGCAAGACAAAACACTCCTGCCGCCGCAAAAGATATAGATCTAGTCTATGCCAGCACAGGAGGTGTGTCAATTTAAAGCGAACAAAAATACGAACATTTTTTCGTATATAAATTTGGGGGCCCTGCAAAGTACCTGAATACGCATCTGAGGAAAGCATCACTTTGTGGGGATATATTAGTGGTAATGAGTGGAGAAAGATTTCAGCGCATACCTTTGAGGTTATTCAAATCATTTTCAGGCACAAAATCACTATAAAATCCGTCTACACCCATACGAGATAACTCTCTAATCTCATCCTCTTCATCCACTGTATGAACGTATACACGAGC
It contains:
- a CDS encoding transglycosylase domain-containing protein, which encodes MSRWNARARILRVGYLLFDVSVISTVLALLIFFYVYQYGGIVLNRHEDRLQLPESSIITASDGTVIRMTPLPSSGYRLTAALEEMPALLIDTFLTVEDRRFYSHQGVDYKGISRAFLKNILDMSLSEGGSSITQQLARNLYLNRDKNMLRKLNETSIAFALEQRLTKREILQLYLNQIYMGRGQYGVKAAAKRYFGVSDLKKLEIWQIATLAGIPKGPSIYNPVDNSALSKTRRNLVLKMMFNQRLITYEQMQEALNKQYQPPAAVENGVAGVYYVDAALKEAAQITGKSVEELRTGGYTIVTGLNIKAQQALERTVLKEASFPPDGKDQQVEAAMAIMDHRTGEVVALIGGRDQNEGNLNRAIIDARQPGSSFKPIIDYGPALESGKFNSNSMLSDRKVAYGSYKPENLNGIYQGQVTMNTALKKSINAPAVWLLKQVGISSARQFAAKLGIVLTEEDNHLSIALGGLHNGVSPLKMAQAYSVFASGGKFNAAHMVRSITDSKGKVLYTHPSESRQVISPRTAEAMTAMLRNVVNEGTGKKAQMNRPVAGKTGTTQLDLAGVSKKANRDLWFVGYTSEWTAAVWMGFDRTNQDNYMTEGSGKAAALFSTVMSKALSDH
- a CDS encoding heptaprenylglyceryl phosphate synthase, whose translation is MKSVQQMIKPWRHVFKLDPDRMISDEDLEAVCLSGTDAILIGGSTGVTYENTVDLLSRVRRFELPCALEVSELEAAVPGFDLYMIPMVLNTPDPAWIVGHHRRAIERYGFMIPWDQLLTEGYVVLNSDSSVARITGAETTINAEEAAAYAQVADKLMSLPIVYLEYSGRFGDMETVRIVREMVEQAQLFYGGGITCEAEAEQAAALCDTVVVGNIIYRDVEQAIRTVFAVKKTVQEQFD
- the ligA gene encoding NAD-dependent DNA ligase LigA; this encodes MDAMHVMEELVAELNNYNYHYYTLDAPLVSDKEYDVLYDKLVALEAESGFVLPDSPTQRVGGELLKGFTPHRHLAPLWSLDKAQNIEQLRSWNTRVLRLVNEYNLKNPDNPLPDPCYAVELKFDGLTLNLTYRNGVLEQASTRGNGVVGEGILAQVKTIKSVPLTIPFKDGVIEVQGEGIMNLSVLADYNTRATEPLKNARNAAAGALRNLNPKTTADRRLNAFFYNVGFAEGAEFADHQEMMDFLRNNKFKVNPYLTYCNDFDDVTEQLAGIEESRSSLDYLIDGAVIKITDFRIREVLGYTDKFPRWAVAYKFEAEETTTVLESVSWNVGRTGKVTPLARVEAVELAGVTVQNCTLNNVGDIERKNLKFALGSRVFIRRSNDVIPEILGKVTEENDGGEIIFPEDCPACGYPLEMRGAHLFCNNKLNCRPQIISRITHFASRDAMDIETFSEKTAGQLYDELNVHDSADLYELNFEQLVQLNRFGEKKAQNLLQALEDSKGRDLASFLFALGIPNTGKATTKMLADHFRDLDAVMQAKAEELAELPDIGGIVAESIVSFFADPVVVANVSRLRALGVEAKAPEAPRPVNTDSFFSGKTVVLTGSLQKLTRDEAAERLEALGAKVSGSVSKKTDLVIAGEKAGSKLAKAQQLGIQVIEDEDELIRLLDM
- the pcrA gene encoding DNA helicase PcrA is translated as MQLINIQDAVSRLNPPQRQAVETTEGPLLIMAGAGSGKTRVLTHRIAWLIANRKAPPWAILAITFTNKAAREMQERVSKLVGPEGRDIWVSTFHSMCVRILRKDIERIGFTSNFSILDSTDQLSVIRNCMKELNIDTKKFEPKAVQAIISASKNELITPAQYEQKVGDYFEGLVAKVYKMYQRRLRSNNSLDFDDLIMKTIELFKEVPEVLDFYQKKFKYIHVDEYQDTNRAQYMLCRMLADSHHRICVVGDSDQSIYRWRGADITNILNFEEDYPEAKTILLEQNYRSTANILNAANGVIALNSGRKPKKLWTDSEEGAKIKVYRADSEHDEGYFVTGEISKNVKQGQAYQNHAILYRTNAQSRVIEEILIKSDIPYQIVGGIKFYDRKEIKDLLAYLRLLSNPDDDISLTRIINVPKRGLGDTTVGKLAAAAGERGVSIFRVLQTVDDLGFAGRTRNMLVEFYDMIEALHRMVEFLSVTELTEKILEMSQYRLELQNENTLESRSRLENIDEFLSVTMEFEKNNEDKSLVSFLTDLALIADIDSVNDDEEDRSDAVVLMTMHSAKGLEFPTVFIVGMEEGVFPHSRAFQDNDELEEERRLAYVGITRAEKQLFLSCARMRTLFGRTTANQPSRFLEEIPEELKEDTVKTQDRFQRGGAEVGGAYGGRGFGSGGRGNFGGRGGAAGATPAGGGSTASAAASKSSVTVTSGGAQRATGAGAAAAGDYKAGDKVSHGKWGTGTVVSVKGSGNDTELQIAFPAPVGVKRLLAGFAPITKVE
- a CDS encoding sensor histidine kinase, with protein sequence MNSKYITTIRWKFMFAFLLSVLSGALLLMAGYQLVNFMIYLNPASESAPYSRILRWIINHIGSMPLMTAAGIISFLLFFFIYTRKVVLYLEEITKGIREITSSGMSHRIEVRTTDELGVLAENINEMAERLQHSIEEERKAVNAKNDLITGVSHDLRTPLTSVLGFLEYIEQDRCKEEAEIRYYVDIAYNKSLVLRKLIDDLFEYTRVNSGEYPLVMQRLDLKAFIRQLAEESVPELTKADMVYEIEDVADELWIEASPKELVRAYENLITNAIRYGRSGGKLEIGFSKKEKDAVVRISNFGERIAESDIPFIFERFYRAEKSRSQHTGGSGLGLAIAKSIIERHNGVIYVESTSLRTDFITRFPFFIES
- a CDS encoding response regulator transcription factor, translating into MKRETILLVDDEKEIVELLTIYLCNEGYRLLKAYDGMEALECLQKEEVELIILDVMMPKMDGLAACMKIREERKMPIIILSAKNTDMDKISGLSLGADDYVGKPFNPLEIVARVKSQLRRYHGFNKDSNTLGNDSRLSFEDLTIDTSKHEVYVDQQKIKLTPREFSILELLARHQGQVLSLEQIYNKVWNEPFLDGGNTVMVHIRNLRDKIEIDSKRPRYIQTVWGVGYKLDGPS
- a CDS encoding HAMP domain-containing protein, translated to MPKLRTVRISYLYIFMGCALLSAAFLFVVQRAVALLYSHYSGQSEAFFVRLIHWVINHLGQTPSAILLFILVFGGLYVLRSQKIADDLRSLVVGTSELADKGVAQNIKVLSGGEIGEIAANLNRMQRIEVPDRDASSKRIEDTPAVALLIRTRAILRTLREVEEDEAEVHTLLAAANDEVRSMERFLENLIIES